Proteins from a single region of Burkholderiales bacterium:
- the uvrD gene encoding DNA helicase II, which translates to MMSILSGLNPRQLEAVTLPKQSALILAGAGSGKTRVLTTRAAWLIQTGQAGPMSVLAVTFTNKAAKEMLARISAMLPINTRGIWVGTFHGLCNRMLRAHYREAGLPQLFQIMDSADQLALIKRLMKSLNVDDEKYPPKRLQYFINDNKEKGLRAPQVEAFDDFSRKLNALYAAYDEQCNREGVVDFAELLLRSYELLLRNEILREHYQGRFQHILVDEFQDTNSLQYLWLRSLAGKTNSVFAVGDDDQSIYAFRGASAANMLGFEQDFGAAKVIKLEQNYRSHGNILDAANALIRHNRTRLGKNLWTVEGGGEPLRFYEAATDLEEAGFIVDEVKALAAEGVKLSDIAVLYRSNAQSRVLEHALFSASISYRVYGGLRFFERQEIKHALAYLRLVANPDDDSALLRVINFPLRGIGSRSLEQLQEEAAQNKSSLWQAVMRHPAASGQRSAKAKGIEGFVALIESLHSSCAGLPLPEVIELVIEASGLKAHYQSQKDGQDRLENLDELINAVVAFLNENDEEMENSLVSFLAFAALESGEHQAGEGAEALQLMTAHSAKGLEFHSVFISGLEEGLFPHEQSLTEDGGLEEERRLMYVALTRARRRLYLSYAQSRMLHGQTRYNITSRFLQEIPENLIKRVNAGLSVQSSVFSVKSKSAAASHTQHSTHNAQPSLPWRIGRTVLHPKFGAGVIVNAEGSGTDARVQVNFHKAGVKWLMLEYAKLTPA; encoded by the coding sequence ATCATGTCCATTCTCTCCGGATTAAACCCCCGGCAGCTCGAAGCGGTCACCCTGCCCAAGCAATCGGCGCTGATTCTCGCCGGCGCGGGCAGCGGCAAAACCCGCGTGCTCACCACGCGCGCCGCCTGGCTGATTCAGACCGGACAAGCCGGCCCGATGAGCGTCCTCGCCGTGACTTTCACCAACAAAGCGGCGAAAGAGATGCTCGCGCGCATCTCCGCGATGCTCCCCATCAACACCCGCGGCATTTGGGTCGGCACCTTTCATGGCCTGTGCAACCGCATGCTGCGCGCACATTACCGTGAAGCGGGACTGCCGCAGCTGTTTCAAATCATGGACAGCGCCGACCAGCTGGCACTGATCAAGCGGCTGATGAAATCCCTCAACGTGGATGATGAAAAATATCCGCCAAAGCGGCTGCAATATTTCATCAACGACAACAAGGAAAAGGGCTTGCGTGCGCCGCAGGTGGAGGCGTTTGACGATTTCTCGAGGAAGCTCAACGCGCTTTACGCGGCTTACGACGAGCAGTGCAACCGCGAGGGCGTGGTGGATTTTGCCGAGCTGCTGCTGCGCTCGTATGAGCTGCTGCTGCGCAACGAAATCCTGCGCGAACATTATCAAGGCCGCTTCCAGCATATTCTGGTGGATGAATTCCAGGACACCAACAGCCTGCAATATCTGTGGTTGCGGTCGCTCGCCGGCAAAACCAATTCGGTATTCGCGGTGGGCGACGACGACCAATCCATTTACGCCTTCCGCGGCGCCAGTGCCGCGAACATGTTGGGTTTCGAGCAGGACTTCGGCGCGGCCAAGGTCATAAAGCTTGAGCAGAACTACCGCTCGCATGGCAATATTCTGGATGCGGCGAACGCACTGATCCGCCACAACCGCACGCGTCTTGGCAAGAATTTGTGGACGGTGGAAGGGGGCGGCGAGCCGCTCCGCTTCTACGAAGCGGCGACGGATCTGGAGGAGGCGGGCTTTATCGTCGACGAGGTGAAAGCGCTTGCCGCCGAAGGGGTCAAGCTTTCAGACATCGCGGTGCTGTATCGCTCCAACGCCCAGTCGCGGGTTTTGGAGCACGCGCTGTTTTCCGCTTCGATTTCCTACCGCGTATACGGCGGCCTGCGCTTTTTCGAGCGCCAGGAAATCAAGCACGCGCTCGCCTATCTGCGCCTGGTTGCCAACCCCGATGACGACAGTGCACTGCTCAGAGTGATTAACTTCCCGCTGCGCGGCATCGGCAGCCGCAGTCTTGAGCAATTGCAGGAGGAAGCGGCGCAAAACAAAAGCAGCCTGTGGCAAGCGGTCATGCGGCATCCAGCAGCCAGTGGTCAACGATCAGCAAAAGCAAAAGGCATCGAAGGCTTTGTTGCATTGATTGAGTCACTGCATTCAAGCTGTGCCGGGTTGCCGCTTCCGGAAGTCATCGAGCTCGTGATTGAGGCAAGCGGGTTGAAAGCGCATTACCAAAGCCAGAAAGACGGGCAGGACCGGCTGGAAAACCTCGACGAACTGATTAATGCGGTGGTAGCGTTTCTTAATGAAAACGATGAGGAAATGGAAAATTCGCTCGTGAGTTTCTTGGCTTTTGCCGCGCTGGAATCGGGCGAGCACCAGGCGGGAGAGGGCGCGGAGGCGCTGCAACTCATGACCGCGCATTCCGCGAAAGGCCTGGAGTTCCACAGCGTGTTCATCAGCGGACTGGAAGAGGGATTGTTTCCACACGAGCAAAGCCTGACGGAAGACGGCGGGCTGGAAGAAGAGCGGCGCCTGATGTATGTGGCGCTCACCCGCGCGCGGAGAAGACTGTATTTAAGCTATGCGCAAAGCCGGATGCTGCACGGACAAACCCGCTACAACATCACCTCGCGTTTCTTGCAGGAAATTCCTGAAAACCTGATAAAGCGCGTGAATGCAGGGTTGAGTGTTCAGAGTTCAGTGTTCAGTGTTAAAAGCAAAAGCGCAGCGGCCTCTCACACTCAACACTCAACACACAACGCTCAACCTTCGCTGCCGTGGCGCATCGGCCGAACGGTGCTGCATCCGAAATTCGGCGCAGGCGTCATCGTCAACGCCGAAGGCAGCGGGACGGACGCCCGCGTCCAAGTCAATTTCCACAAGGCCGGTGTGAAATGGCTGATGCTGGAATACGCCAAACTGACCCCGGCTTAA
- a CDS encoding BPSS1780 family membrane protein: MEPHQVAVKQGWQWLVDGFALFRKNPLIWVVLCAILVAISYVLIKIPFLGMVLNLILPVLVGGLMLGCQSLQNGGELEIAHLFACFRKNPSSLIALGGVNLVGIILIAFVVVLIGGQALDAVLAGDQGNLDMAVLTTYGNQILLALLVGLALYVPLAMALWLSPVLVALRDTKAMVALKLSFIACLKNILPFLVYGVIVFILQVIIALLLGIMNISFSSRFMIALVVMLPVLIPTLYISYKDIFSDNSIQTKT, translated from the coding sequence ATGGAACCACATCAAGTGGCGGTGAAACAGGGGTGGCAATGGCTGGTTGATGGCTTTGCTTTGTTCAGGAAAAATCCTTTGATTTGGGTTGTCCTGTGCGCCATCCTCGTCGCAATTTCTTACGTATTGATTAAAATTCCCTTTCTCGGGATGGTGTTGAATTTAATCCTGCCCGTGCTGGTGGGCGGCCTGATGCTGGGCTGCCAATCCCTGCAAAATGGCGGGGAACTGGAGATTGCCCACCTTTTTGCCTGTTTCCGCAAAAATCCGAGCAGCCTGATTGCGCTTGGCGGCGTCAACTTGGTCGGGATAATTTTAATTGCATTTGTAGTGGTGCTGATCGGAGGCCAAGCCCTAGATGCGGTATTGGCGGGTGACCAAGGTAACTTGGATATGGCGGTCCTCACAACTTACGGAAACCAGATATTGCTGGCTCTGCTTGTAGGGCTGGCGCTATACGTGCCATTAGCCATGGCGCTATGGCTTTCACCCGTATTGGTGGCGCTTCGTGACACGAAGGCAATGGTTGCCCTGAAATTGAGCTTTATTGCCTGTCTGAAAAATATCCTGCCTTTCCTGGTTTACGGTGTTATTGTATTTATTTTACAAGTCATCATAGCGCTGTTGCTGGGGATAATGAATATTTCTTTCAGCTCGCGGTTTATGATTGCGCTCGTTGTAATGCTGCCGGTGCTTATCCCTACGCTCTACATAAGCTATAAAGATATTTTTTCTGATAATTCAATCCAGACCAAAACCTGA
- a CDS encoding homoserine kinase — protein sequence MSVFTTVTREQLAAWLRNYSLGMLTDLRGIAAGIDNTNYFVDTTHGRYVLTLFEKLKTEELPYYLNLMSHLASHGIPCPDPIANLVNSFLGELNGKPACLVSCLQGVDLKQPSPEHCAEVGELLAGMHLAGRTYPDKMENPRGTHWWNTIAPQIMPFLSQEEADLLKAELSYQSLYRYHDLPRGVIHADLFRDNVLFHNDAVSGVIDFYFACNDVLLYDVAIAVNDWCITQNYKLDAGRTRAFLSVYHSTRPFSAAEREAWPVMLRAGALRFWVSRLQDLHLPRPGELTHAKDPNHFMKLLRQHASGQSGIIWL from the coding sequence ATGTCCGTCTTCACCACCGTCACCCGCGAGCAGCTTGCCGCGTGGCTCAGGAATTATTCGCTGGGCATGCTCACGGATTTGCGCGGCATCGCCGCCGGGATTGATAACACCAATTATTTTGTCGACACCACCCACGGCCGCTACGTGCTGACGCTGTTCGAGAAGCTCAAAACCGAGGAACTGCCCTATTATCTGAATTTAATGTCGCACCTGGCGAGCCACGGCATTCCCTGCCCCGATCCCATCGCCAATCTGGTAAACAGTTTTTTGGGGGAATTAAACGGCAAACCAGCGTGCCTGGTGAGCTGCCTCCAGGGGGTGGACCTGAAACAACCCTCGCCCGAACACTGCGCCGAAGTGGGCGAACTCTTGGCCGGCATGCACCTCGCCGGGCGGACCTATCCGGACAAAATGGAAAACCCGCGCGGTACCCACTGGTGGAACACCATCGCGCCGCAAATCATGCCTTTCCTCTCGCAAGAGGAGGCCGATCTGCTGAAAGCTGAGTTGAGCTACCAGTCGCTTTATCGCTACCATGATCTGCCGCGCGGCGTAATCCATGCCGATTTGTTTCGCGACAACGTGCTGTTCCACAACGACGCGGTGAGCGGCGTGATTGATTTCTATTTCGCCTGCAACGACGTGCTGCTCTATGACGTGGCAATTGCCGTCAACGACTGGTGCATCACGCAAAATTATAAACTGGACGCCGGGCGCACTCGCGCTTTCCTCTCCGTCTACCACTCCACCCGGCCGTTTAGCGCAGCCGAACGCGAGGCCTGGCCGGTGATGCTGCGCGCGGGCGCTCTGCGCTTCTGGGTCTCGCGCCTGCAGGACTTGCATCTGCCGCGGCCGGGCGAGCTCACCCATGCCAAGGACCCCAATCATTTCATGAAATTATTGAGGCAGCACGCAAGCGGCCAATCCGGGATTATCTGGCTTTAA
- a CDS encoding DUF2782 domain-containing protein yields the protein MRLVTAALLCLALSAFAQAPQRPRDLQPLPEAPPPPLPVDSPLEPQVTIIKRGQETIEEYRMHGRLYMIKVTPSHGVPYYLLDESGQGKFVRHDDLDNPVKVPMWLLLEF from the coding sequence ATGCGCCTCGTTACCGCCGCTTTGCTTTGCCTTGCGCTATCCGCGTTTGCGCAGGCCCCGCAACGGCCCAGGGATTTGCAACCCTTGCCCGAGGCTCCGCCGCCTCCGCTGCCGGTCGATTCCCCGCTCGAGCCGCAGGTAACCATCATCAAGCGCGGCCAGGAGACCATCGAGGAATACCGGATGCACGGGCGGCTGTACATGATCAAGGTAACGCCCTCGCACGGGGTGCCCTATTACTTGTTGGATGAGTCCGGCCAAGGCAAGTTTGTCCGGCACGACGACCTCGATAACCCGGTCAAAGTGCCGATGTGGTTGTTGCTGGAATTTTGA
- a CDS encoding TIGR00730 family Rossman fold protein codes for MLEKSWSARESWRVFEIMAEFVEATERLSAIRPAVSIFGSARTPQDHPYYKLAEQIARQLSDAGFAVISGGGPGIMDAANKGAFHGKSPSVGLNIQLPLEQHSNVYQDISQTFRHFFARKVMFVKFASAWVVMPGGFGTLDELMEALTLVQTGKTRKIPIILVHEPFWRGMLDWFKQTLIAENMIDAEDMHLIKVINEPKAVVDAIFDHYEKRGFEPSAQELEIQLNL; via the coding sequence ATGCTCGAGAAATCGTGGTCGGCGCGCGAATCCTGGCGCGTATTCGAGATTATGGCAGAATTTGTGGAAGCGACGGAACGCCTGAGCGCGATCCGCCCCGCGGTAAGCATTTTCGGCAGCGCGCGCACGCCGCAGGACCACCCTTATTACAAGCTTGCCGAACAAATCGCTCGGCAACTGTCGGACGCCGGCTTTGCCGTGATTTCCGGCGGGGGTCCCGGCATCATGGATGCGGCGAACAAAGGGGCATTCCACGGCAAAAGCCCGAGCGTGGGTCTGAACATTCAGCTGCCTCTCGAGCAGCACAGCAACGTCTATCAGGACATCAGCCAGACCTTCCGCCATTTCTTCGCGCGCAAGGTGATGTTCGTGAAATTCGCGAGTGCCTGGGTGGTCATGCCCGGAGGTTTCGGCACGCTGGATGAATTAATGGAAGCGCTGACGCTGGTGCAAACCGGCAAAACGCGCAAAATTCCCATTATCCTGGTGCACGAGCCGTTCTGGCGCGGCATGCTGGATTGGTTCAAGCAAACGCTGATTGCGGAAAACATGATCGACGCCGAAGACATGCATCTCATCAAGGTCATCAATGAGCCGAAAGCGGTGGTCGACGCGATTTTTGACCATTATGAGAAACGCGGCTTCGAGCCTTCTGCTCAGGAACTCGAAATCCAGCTCAACCTTTAG
- the polA gene encoding DNA polymerase I, with protein sequence MKNATNADNGRKTLLLVDGSSYLYRAFHALAPQDLRNRRDEPTGAIYGVLNMLRRLRSDYKADYSACVFDAKGKTFREDWYPEYKANRPAMPDDLAAQIAPLHECIRALGWPLLIIEGVEADDVIGTLVTMAAREGVNSIVSTGDKDLAQLVNPYVMLVNTMSNEKLDEQGVLAKFSVAPARMVDYLTLIGDSVDNVPGVDKVGPKTAVKWLSQYQTLDNLITHANEIPGVVGENLRKSLDWLPQARQLLTVKCDVDLPVALPDLAPQPQDAAKLNELFERFEFKSWLRESKGLEKKVQGSELRVQSSRSGESNPQPSTLNTQPRTYETILTEAQLEKWLKRIHAAQLVAVDTETTGLDPMQDKLVGISFSVEANRAAYIPLAHRYSGAPEQLDSGRVLERLTPWLEDAGKPKLGQNLKYDKHIFANHGAALNGIAHDTLLESYILESHQPHDMDNLAERHLGVKTITYDEVTGKGANRIGFDQVAIDRAAEYAAEDADVTLQLHQALYPRIAADSRLEDIYRRIEMPLLEVLFSMERNGVLLDVKLLDEQSCELGSRMLELENQVHQAAGQPFNLNSPKQIQEILFERQKLPVVKKTPGGQPSTDEDVLQELALNYPLPKLILDYRGLAKLKSTYTDKLPRMVNPQTGRVHTNYAQAVAVTGRLASNDPNLQNIPVRTQEGRRIREAFIAPPGQRIISADYSQIELRIIAHLSGDKSLLRAFAEGQDIHRATASEIFGIPPAEVGPEQRRYAKVINFGLIYGMSAFGLASQLGIERSAAQLYMERYFARYPGVAEYMQRTRELAKQQGFVETVLGRRLWLPDIKSSNGTRRQGAERAAINAPMQGTAADLIKLAMIAVHGWLKQKRLKAKLIMQVHDELVLEVPDDELELLKTELPKLMCGVAKLNVPLVVDVGTGLNWEKAH encoded by the coding sequence ATGAAAAACGCCACGAACGCGGACAATGGGCGGAAAACGCTGCTGCTGGTTGACGGCTCGTCGTATCTCTACCGCGCCTTTCACGCGCTGGCACCGCAGGATTTGCGCAACCGCCGGGACGAGCCCACCGGTGCGATTTACGGTGTCCTCAACATGCTGCGCCGGTTGCGCAGCGACTACAAGGCGGATTATAGCGCCTGCGTGTTCGACGCAAAAGGCAAGACCTTCCGCGAGGACTGGTACCCCGAATACAAAGCCAACCGGCCGGCGATGCCGGACGACCTCGCTGCGCAAATCGCCCCATTGCATGAATGCATTCGCGCGCTCGGCTGGCCGCTTTTGATCATCGAAGGCGTGGAAGCGGACGATGTTATCGGCACACTCGTCACCATGGCCGCGCGCGAAGGCGTCAACAGCATCGTCTCCACCGGCGACAAGGACCTTGCGCAGCTCGTCAATCCGTATGTCATGCTCGTCAACACCATGAGCAATGAAAAACTGGATGAGCAGGGCGTATTGGCCAAATTCAGCGTGGCGCCTGCGCGCATGGTGGATTATCTGACGCTGATCGGCGACAGCGTGGACAATGTTCCGGGCGTGGACAAGGTCGGGCCGAAAACCGCGGTGAAGTGGCTCTCGCAGTACCAGACACTCGATAATCTGATAACGCACGCCAATGAAATTCCAGGCGTGGTGGGCGAAAACCTGCGCAAGTCGCTCGATTGGCTGCCGCAGGCGCGCCAGCTCCTTACCGTCAAATGCGATGTGGATTTGCCGGTTGCTCTTCCCGACCTTGCGCCGCAACCGCAGGATGCGGCGAAACTCAACGAGCTGTTTGAGCGTTTTGAATTCAAGAGCTGGCTTAGGGAGAGTAAGGGGCTGGAAAAGAAAGTTCAGGGTTCAGAGTTGAGAGTTCAGAGTTCGAGAAGTGGTGAATCAAACCCTCAACCCTCAACGCTCAACACTCAACCCAGAACATACGAAACCATTCTGACCGAAGCACAACTGGAAAAATGGCTGAAGCGTATTCACGCGGCGCAATTGGTGGCGGTGGATACCGAAACCACCGGCCTTGACCCGATGCAGGACAAACTTGTAGGGATATCGTTTTCAGTGGAGGCAAATCGAGCTGCTTATATTCCGCTCGCCCACCGTTATTCCGGCGCGCCGGAGCAGCTTGATTCCGGGCGGGTTTTAGAGCGGCTCACGCCCTGGCTGGAAGATGCGGGCAAGCCCAAACTTGGACAGAATCTCAAATACGACAAGCACATTTTCGCCAATCACGGCGCGGCCTTGAACGGCATCGCGCACGATACGCTGCTCGAATCCTATATCCTGGAAAGCCACCAGCCCCACGACATGGACAATCTGGCGGAACGCCATCTCGGCGTGAAAACCATCACCTATGACGAGGTTACGGGCAAGGGCGCCAACCGCATCGGCTTCGACCAGGTGGCGATTGATCGCGCCGCCGAATATGCCGCCGAAGACGCCGACGTCACTTTGCAGTTGCATCAGGCCTTGTATCCCCGGATCGCCGCGGATTCCAGGCTCGAAGATATTTACCGGCGCATCGAAATGCCGCTTCTGGAAGTGCTGTTCAGCATGGAGAGAAACGGAGTGTTGCTGGACGTCAAGCTGCTGGACGAGCAGAGCTGCGAGCTGGGGAGCCGCATGCTCGAGCTTGAAAACCAAGTGCACCAGGCAGCCGGCCAGCCGTTCAATCTCAATTCGCCCAAGCAAATCCAGGAAATTTTATTCGAGCGCCAGAAGCTGCCGGTGGTGAAAAAAACTCCGGGCGGCCAGCCTTCCACCGATGAAGACGTGCTGCAGGAGCTGGCGCTGAATTATCCGCTGCCCAAGCTGATACTCGACTATCGCGGCTTGGCCAAGCTCAAATCCACTTACACCGACAAACTGCCGCGCATGGTTAATCCGCAAACCGGCCGCGTCCACACCAATTATGCGCAGGCGGTGGCGGTGACCGGGAGGCTCGCCAGCAATGATCCGAATTTGCAGAATATACCGGTGCGCACGCAGGAAGGGCGGCGCATCCGCGAAGCGTTCATCGCGCCGCCCGGGCAGCGGATTATTTCCGCCGATTATTCGCAGATTGAACTTCGCATCATAGCGCACCTCTCAGGGGACAAGAGCCTGCTCAGGGCTTTTGCCGAAGGCCAGGACATCCACCGCGCCACTGCTTCGGAGATTTTCGGCATCCCGCCGGCCGAAGTCGGGCCGGAACAGAGGCGCTATGCCAAGGTGATAAATTTCGGCCTGATTTACGGCATGTCGGCGTTCGGTTTAGCGAGCCAGTTGGGCATTGAGCGCTCGGCGGCGCAGCTTTACATGGAGCGCTATTTCGCGAGATATCCGGGCGTGGCCGAATACATGCAGCGCACCCGCGAACTTGCCAAACAACAGGGCTTTGTGGAAACCGTGCTTGGCAGAAGGCTTTGGCTTCCCGACATCAAAAGCTCGAACGGCACGCGCCGGCAGGGGGCGGAGCGCGCGGCGATCAACGCGCCGATGCAGGGTACTGCTGCGGATCTTATTAAACTTGCCATGATCGCAGTGCATGGGTGGCTTAAGCAAAAGCGGCTCAAAGCCAAGCTCATCATGCAAGTGCACGACGAGCTGGTGCTGGAAGTGCCGGATGACGAACTCGAGTTGCTAAAAACCGAGTTGCCAAAGCTCATGTGTGGCGTGGCCAAACTGAATGTGCCGTTGGTGGTCGATGTGGGAACCGGGCTCAATTGGGAAAAAGCACATTAG
- a CDS encoding TlpA disulfide reductase family protein, producing the protein MNTLKNRRFLILLVLGALLAVLFAQAVTQNSPAPQVTFTSLKGEKIPMGSLRGKVVLVNFWATSCVGCIREMPQMVDTYRKFQAQGLETIAVAMSYDPPNYVVNYTEKNALPFKVALDVQGGIAQAFGDVKLTPTTFVIDKRGNIIKRILGEPDFAKLHLLLEKELRAT; encoded by the coding sequence ATGAATACGCTTAAAAACAGGCGCTTCCTGATTTTGCTGGTGCTGGGCGCGCTGTTGGCGGTGCTGTTCGCGCAGGCCGTGACCCAAAACTCGCCCGCGCCGCAAGTGACGTTTACTTCGCTGAAAGGCGAGAAAATCCCGATGGGGAGCCTGCGCGGCAAGGTGGTGCTGGTGAATTTCTGGGCCACCAGTTGCGTCGGCTGCATCCGCGAAATGCCGCAGATGGTGGACACCTACCGCAAGTTCCAGGCGCAGGGGCTGGAGACCATCGCCGTGGCGATGAGCTATGATCCGCCGAATTACGTGGTGAACTACACCGAGAAAAATGCGCTGCCCTTCAAAGTGGCGCTGGATGTGCAGGGGGGTATTGCTCAGGCGTTTGGCGATGTGAAGCTCACGCCCACCACCTTTGTTATCGACAAGCGCGGCAACATCATCAAACGCATCCTCGGCGAACCTGATTTCGCCAAACTCCATCTTCTGCTGGAAAAAGAATTGCGGGCCACATGA
- the lipA gene encoding lipoyl synthase yields MSSVSEERKQKGEAKTARIPVKIVPMARLKKPDWIRVKAASGARFYEIKRILREHNLHTVCEEASCPNIGECFGKGTATFMILGDLCTRRCPFCDVAHGKPLPPDQDEPMHLAQTISALKLNYVVITSVDRDDLRDGGAQHFADCLRCVREKSPHTRIEILVPDFRGRLEIALDILSACPPDVMNHNLETVPRLYKQARPGADYHNSLRLLKEFKARHPELPTKSGLMLGLGETDEEILEVMRDLREHNVGMLTLGQYLQPSAHHLPVQRYAEPVLFNQFEQLASEMGFLHAACGPLVRSSYHADQQAHEAGIAAA; encoded by the coding sequence ATGAGTTCGGTTTCCGAAGAGCGCAAGCAAAAGGGCGAAGCCAAGACGGCGCGTATACCCGTCAAAATCGTGCCTATGGCGCGGCTGAAAAAACCGGACTGGATCCGCGTGAAAGCGGCAAGCGGCGCGCGCTTTTACGAAATCAAGCGCATCCTGCGCGAGCATAATTTGCACACCGTCTGCGAAGAAGCATCCTGCCCCAACATCGGAGAATGCTTCGGCAAGGGCACGGCGACTTTCATGATTCTGGGAGACCTGTGCACGCGCCGTTGCCCGTTTTGTGACGTGGCGCACGGCAAGCCGCTTCCGCCCGACCAAGACGAGCCGATGCATCTGGCCCAAACCATCTCCGCGTTGAAACTCAATTATGTGGTGATTACCAGCGTGGATCGCGACGATTTGCGCGACGGCGGCGCGCAGCATTTCGCCGATTGCCTCCGCTGCGTGCGTGAAAAATCACCTCATACGCGAATCGAAATACTGGTGCCGGACTTTCGCGGCCGCCTTGAAATTGCCTTGGATATCTTAAGCGCCTGTCCGCCGGATGTGATGAATCACAACCTGGAAACCGTGCCGCGGCTTTACAAGCAGGCGCGCCCCGGCGCGGATTACCACAATTCGCTAAGACTATTAAAAGAATTCAAGGCGCGCCATCCCGAACTTCCAACCAAGTCGGGACTGATGCTGGGGCTGGGCGAAACCGATGAGGAAATTCTCGAAGTGATGCGCGATTTGCGTGAGCATAACGTGGGCATGCTGACGCTGGGCCAGTATCTCCAACCCTCCGCGCACCATCTGCCGGTGCAGCGCTACGCAGAGCCGGTGTTATTTAATCAGTTTGAACAATTGGCTTCGGAAATGGGTTTCTTGCACGCCGCGTGTGGACCGTTGGTGCGTTCCAGCTATCACGCTGACCAACAAGCGCACGAAGCCGGAATCGCCGCGGCGTAA
- the lipB gene encoding lipoyl(octanoyl) transferase LipB, translating to MQDFTRQRDANTPDEIWLMQHPPVYTVGLNGRSEHLPKRTTIPVIKTDRGGQITYHGPGQLVTYPLLDMRRLKLGVRPLVRSLEQSVIDLLHDYGIEAQNRADAPGVYVSGAKIAALGLRIKNGCCYHGLALNVDMDLTPFHAINPCGHPGLQVTQLHDLGIADSPDQVGNKLIQKLLHQLENT from the coding sequence ATGCAGGATTTCACGAGACAGCGCGATGCCAATACGCCGGATGAAATATGGCTGATGCAGCATCCGCCGGTTTACACCGTGGGTTTGAACGGCAGGTCCGAACATTTGCCGAAGCGCACCACCATTCCAGTCATTAAAACCGACCGCGGCGGACAGATTACCTATCACGGTCCGGGGCAGCTTGTCACTTATCCGCTGCTCGACATGCGCAGGCTGAAACTGGGCGTGCGCCCGCTGGTGAGAAGCTTGGAACAGTCCGTGATAGACTTGCTGCATGATTACGGCATCGAAGCGCAAAACCGGGCGGACGCGCCGGGTGTGTACGTCAGCGGCGCGAAAATCGCCGCGCTGGGGTTGAGAATCAAAAACGGCTGCTGTTACCACGGCCTGGCGCTCAACGTGGACATGGATCTGACACCGTTTCACGCGATCAACCCCTGCGGTCATCCCGGCTTGCAGGTCACGCAACTGCACGATCTCGGCATTGCCGACTCACCCGATCAGGTGGGCAATAAACTTATTCAAAAACTCCTGCATCAGCTTGAGAATACATGA
- a CDS encoding DUF493 domain-containing protein, giving the protein MGLEPSLIEYPCDFPIKIMGRSQAGFAQAVMEIVLRHAPDFDPASLEMKPSKKGKYLSLTCVIQAQSREQLDDLYRELCDHPMVVMVL; this is encoded by the coding sequence ATGGGCCTCGAGCCTTCTCTCATTGAGTATCCATGTGACTTTCCCATCAAAATCATGGGTAGAAGCCAGGCCGGTTTTGCGCAAGCGGTGATGGAAATCGTGCTGCGCCATGCGCCGGACTTCGACCCCGCGAGCCTCGAAATGAAACCCAGCAAAAAAGGCAAATACCTGAGCCTCACCTGTGTCATTCAAGCCCAGTCCCGCGAACAGCTGGACGACCTCTATCGCGAATTGTGCGATCACCCGATGGTCGTGATGGTCTTATAA